In the Nitratiruptor sp. YY09-18 genome, TCCGATCTTTACCAAAAATATCAAAAACGCTATTAACATTCACCCCTCTCTTTTGCCACTCTTTAAAGGAGCAAAGGCGATAGAAAAAAGCTATGCTTCAGATATGAAGGTGGCTGGAGTAACGGTGCACTGGGTGAATGATGAACTTGATGGTGGCAAAATTATCGATCAGGCATGTTTTCACAGAGAAGATGAGAGCTTAGAGGAGTTTGCAGCAAAGATCCATGAGCTAGAATACAATCTCTACCCTAGAGTAATAGCAAATCTGCTAGATATATCCCTCCAAAAAGCGTCACTGTCACAAGAAGTGTGAATTTTGTCACACTCCAGCCAAGCTCTTTGCCACCTAGCCAGTAGGCAATAGCGAGTTTGACGAGTGTATTTGTGTAGCTTGCAAGCACAATCCCTATGAGAGAAGCTTCGAGACTGAGACGTTGCTCTTTTGCCATTTCACTTAAAGAGAGTGTAATTGCATCTACATCGGTTATTCCAGAAATAACAGAGACCACATATACACCTATATTGCCGTAGCGTGTCTCCACAAATGCGATAGCTCCATAGATGATGCCAAAGAGCAGACCAAATTTGATAGCTTCAGAGAGTTGGAGTGGGTTTTTTTCCAAAGAA is a window encoding:
- the purN gene encoding phosphoribosylglycinamide formyltransferase; the protein is MKKIVILFSGNGSNLENIAKKLHGKVEVAAAITNNPQAYGIQRAKRLGIPIEIIDHREFPSRESFDEVLVQTIKQYNPDLVVMAGFMRILSPIFTKNIKNAINIHPSLLPLFKGAKAIEKSYASDMKVAGVTVHWVNDELDGGKIIDQACFHREDESLEEFAAKIHELEYNLYPRVIANLLDISLQKASLSQEV